The following proteins are co-located in the Candidatus Niyogibacteria bacterium CG10_big_fil_rev_8_21_14_0_10_46_36 genome:
- a CDS encoding DNA polymerase III subunit alpha — DSHYLRPDDAFAHKTLVAISTQTDVTDTKIFSGNGQYHFISTEEAMEWFKDIPEAVANTEKVAEQCNVELELGKFIFPNFKLEPGKTAGQMLDELTRKGAKERGLDNNPEIEARRRYELEIIESKNFQQKDYSPYFLVVADLLRFAHESNIYTTVRGSVAGSLVSYLSGITHVNPIEFQLPFERFLNPFRPSAPDIDMDFADNRRGEVIEYAKKKYGADKVAQIGTFGTMLARGAVRDVARALGKPYETGDRIAKLIPLGSQGFPMTIDRAMELEPELKNLYQKDREAREILDVAKKLEGTVRHVSVHAAGVVISPNPLNNYVPIQYDPRENDKLITQYDMHAVGEEGVGLTKLDFLGIRNLAILENAVRLVKEHKNIDIDIEKISFDDKKTFEMLARGETEGLFQLNGDGMTKFLMELRPTVIDDINAMVALYRPGPINNIPEYIARKQGRSPIKYFHPKAEKFLAKSYGVLVYQEDLLFTALELAGYNWETVDKFRKAVGKKIPAEMARQHEIFVQGCQTHSGMTK; from the coding sequence TGGAATGGTTCAAGGATATTCCAGAAGCGGTGGCAAACACGGAAAAGGTTGCCGAACAATGCAACGTGGAACTTGAGCTTGGCAAATTTATTTTCCCCAACTTTAAACTTGAACCAGGCAAGACAGCCGGCCAAATGCTTGATGAATTAACCCGAAAAGGGGCAAAAGAACGCGGGCTAGACAATAATCCGGAAATAGAAGCACGACGACGTTACGAACTTGAAATTATTGAGAGTAAAAACTTCCAACAAAAGGACTATTCTCCCTACTTCCTTGTCGTCGCCGACCTGCTCCGATTTGCCCATGAATCAAACATATATACCACGGTCCGCGGTTCGGTCGCCGGCTCGCTTGTGTCTTATCTTTCCGGTATCACCCATGTCAACCCGATAGAATTTCAACTTCCCTTTGAACGATTTTTAAATCCCTTCCGTCCTTCAGCCCCCGATATTGATATGGACTTTGCCGATAACCGACGAGGAGAAGTTATAGAATATGCCAAAAAGAAATATGGGGCCGATAAGGTGGCCCAGATTGGAACATTCGGTACAATGCTGGCTCGCGGAGCGGTCCGTGATGTGGCGCGTGCATTAGGCAAGCCATATGAGACCGGCGATCGTATTGCAAAGTTAATACCGCTGGGCTCACAAGGATTTCCTATGACGATAGATCGCGCCATGGAGCTTGAACCGGAACTTAAGAACCTTTACCAAAAAGACCGCGAAGCGCGGGAAATATTGGATGTTGCCAAAAAACTTGAAGGCACCGTTCGTCATGTTTCTGTTCATGCCGCCGGTGTGGTTATATCCCCAAACCCACTAAACAATTACGTACCGATTCAATACGACCCTCGAGAAAACGATAAACTTATAACCCAATATGATATGCATGCTGTCGGAGAAGAGGGGGTTGGGTTAACCAAACTTGACTTCTTGGGTATTCGTAATTTGGCTATCTTAGAGAATGCCGTTCGTTTGGTCAAAGAGCACAAAAATATTGACATAGATATAGAGAAAATATCTTTTGACGACAAGAAAACTTTTGAAATGCTGGCCAGAGGCGAAACGGAAGGCCTTTTCCAATTGAACGGCGACGGTATGACAAAATTCCTTATGGAGCTTAGGCCGACGGTTATTGATGATATCAACGCTATGGTTGCCCTTTATCGTCCGGGTCCGATAAATAACATCCCCGAATACATTGCCAGAAAACAAGGCCGAAGCCCCATCAAATATTTTCACCCGAAGGCGGAGAAGTTTCTTGCCAAATCATATGGGGTTTTGGTCTATCAAGAAGATCTTTTGTTTACCGCTCTTGAATTAGCCGGCTATAACTGGGAAACGGTGGATAAATTCAGAAAAGCAGTCGGCAAAAAGATACCGGCGGAAATGGCCAGACAACATGAGATATTCGTTCAGGGATGTCAGACCCACAGCGGAATGACCAAAG